The following proteins are co-located in the Prinia subflava isolate CZ2003 ecotype Zambia chromosome 16, Cam_Psub_1.2, whole genome shotgun sequence genome:
- the KCNMB1 gene encoding calcium-activated potassium channel subunit beta-1 isoform X1: MLGKKLVTAQKRGETRALCLGLGMVACSMMMYFFIGITIVPFYTNSVWTTETVCKVLKANIKDKVFCPNSEGSEDEEIFPYPCLQVWVNLTASGQEVMLYQTEDTLERNPKCSYVPDKLENSKEVKAQIETIASNFKKYQTFPCYYDPGGTQTNVILSRLYPSKGLLFAFLWPTLMFTGGCLIIVLVKISQYVSVLSAWQ, encoded by the exons ATGCTGGGAAAGAAGTTGGTGACTGCACAAAAGCGAGGGGAGACAAGAGCCCTCTGCCTGGGACTGGGAATGGTTGCATGCTCCATGATGATGTACTTTTTTATTGGGATCACCATTGTGCCATTTTACACTAACAG tgTTTGGACAACAGAAACTGTGTGCAAGGTACTCAAAGCTAACATCAAGGACAAAGTTTTCTGCCCAAACAGCGAAGGCTCAGAGGACGAGGAAATCTTTCCTTATCCCTGTCTACAGGTGTGGGTTAATCTGACAGCCTCTGGACAGGAGGTTATGCTCTACCAGACTGAAGATACGTTGGAAAGAAATCCTAAG TGTTCATACGTCCCAGACAAGTTGGAGAACTCTAAAGAAGTTAAAGCCCAAATAGAAACAATTGCAAGCAATTTCAAAAAATACCAGACTTTCCCATGTTACTATGACCCAGGAGGAACACAGACCAACGTCATTTTGAGTAGACTTTATCCCTCAAAAGGCCTcctctttgctttcctctggCCTACACTTATGTTTACTGGTGGATGTCTGATTATTGTTCTGGTAAAAATTAGTCAATatgtttctgttctttctgcttggcagtaa
- the KCNMB1 gene encoding calcium-activated potassium channel subunit beta-1 isoform X3 has translation MLGKKLVTAQKRGETRALCLGLGMVACSMMMYFFIGITIVPFYTNSVWTTETVCKVLKANIKDKVFCPNSEGSEDEEIFPYPCLQVWVNLTASGQEVMLYQTEDTLERNPKKQPLTP, from the exons ATGCTGGGAAAGAAGTTGGTGACTGCACAAAAGCGAGGGGAGACAAGAGCCCTCTGCCTGGGACTGGGAATGGTTGCATGCTCCATGATGATGTACTTTTTTATTGGGATCACCATTGTGCCATTTTACACTAACAG tgTTTGGACAACAGAAACTGTGTGCAAGGTACTCAAAGCTAACATCAAGGACAAAGTTTTCTGCCCAAACAGCGAAGGCTCAGAGGACGAGGAAATCTTTCCTTATCCCTGTCTACAGGTGTGGGTTAATCTGACAGCCTCTGGACAGGAGGTTATGCTCTACCAGACTGAAGATACGTTGGAAAGAAATCCTAAG
- the KCNMB1 gene encoding calcium-activated potassium channel subunit beta-1 isoform X2, giving the protein MLGKKLVTAQKRGETRALCLGLGMVACSMMMYFFIGITIVPFYTNSVWTTETVCKVLKANIKDKVFCPNSEGSEDEEIFPYPCLQVWVNLTASGQEVMLYQTEDTLERNPKHWQKQT; this is encoded by the exons ATGCTGGGAAAGAAGTTGGTGACTGCACAAAAGCGAGGGGAGACAAGAGCCCTCTGCCTGGGACTGGGAATGGTTGCATGCTCCATGATGATGTACTTTTTTATTGGGATCACCATTGTGCCATTTTACACTAACAG tgTTTGGACAACAGAAACTGTGTGCAAGGTACTCAAAGCTAACATCAAGGACAAAGTTTTCTGCCCAAACAGCGAAGGCTCAGAGGACGAGGAAATCTTTCCTTATCCCTGTCTACAGGTGTGGGTTAATCTGACAGCCTCTGGACAGGAGGTTATGCTCTACCAGACTGAAGATACGTTGGAAAGAAATCCTAAG